In Arthrobacter sp. CJ23, the genomic window ACGCCGAACTCGGTGTGGAAGGGGGACCACTCCCCAATGGCTGCGTCCAGGCTGTCCGCAAGGGCCCCCGAATCGTCGTCGGACATGGGGGCGATGTTGACTCCGTCGGACATTGTTGCGGCTGCGGGCAGTTGCTCGTCAGTGAACGAGCCAAGGATGGATTGGCTGCCAAAGACGATGACCCGGTCTTCATGGGTGACTTCCGCAGCTGCACGGATGGCGTGTTCCAATTCGTCACGGCGCATTTGCGGCCGCCTTCCTGATCGCAATGATCCGCTCTTCATCGCTCAGAGAGCCCGCGAAGGGACTCATCTGCCTCATTTCGCTTGCCAGGGGATCGGCGGCGAGCATTGCCCGTTCCATGTCCTCCACGGAAGCGTCCAGCAGGCTTTCCCAGCGATCGATCCATTGTTCCGCGATGGGGTTGCGGGGTTTCCTGCGCATTCTTTCGATGCCCGCCCTTCCCAATTCGCGGACAGACTCCTCGTTTTCACGAAGCTTGAGCGCGAGTTGCACATGAAGCTCATAGGGGATCCGCTCTTCGCGGCGCGGGATGTGTGGCCGCCTGGCCCGCGCGACCTTCAAGGCAGTTTGGACTACGGCGGGGCTGGAGCCCAGCCGCTTGGCGATGTCACGGACGGATAGTCCGACAGCGTGGAGCGAGAGAATGGCCTCCTGCCGCTTGCGCGCGGCGGCCAGCTGTTGCCGGCGAAGATCCTCGCTGAGGCGGCCCAGCTCCCTGGCCTCCCGTGCAAGGCGATCCACATCGACACCCTTCATGGGTGCATGGTACTCCCATACACGAGGCTGCGGAAGATCATCCTGTGGGGTCCGACGGGTCCGACGGGTGCGTGGGGTTCGACGGGCGCGCGACGGGTGGAGCTAGCCCACCGTCGCTTCGCCCTTGGCGTGGGGCGTCAGCCTGCCCAGCAGGATGACGGCGGCTTCCATCACCTCGGTGGCCTGCCGCTTGTTGGAGCTCATGGCGACCTCGTGGCCTGCCACGGTGATGATGTCGGTGACCACGGCCACCGTGAGCCGGCCGAGGGTGTCGCCGCTGGCGCGCAGCAGCACGCTATTCTGGCGGACCCACTCGCGGCCGCGCTCGCGCCGCACCACCTCGAAGCCCGGGGGAGTGTCGCCTTCTATGAAGACGCGTTCCAGCTTCCGGTGCTTCCAGGTGTAGTCGAAGTAGCTTTGGCTGCCGATGGTGAACAGCGCCAGCGGATCGTGCTCGCCGGACTTCCGGGCCTTGGCGACGGCGGCTGCCACCACGCGCTCGTGTTCGTTCTGGTAGTCGTCCCAGAGGGCCAGGAACAGCTCGGTCTTGCCGCCGAAGTGGTGGTAGAGGCTGCCCACACTGGATCCCGCGCGCGCAACGACGTCGGCGATGCTGGCGTCGGTGAAGCCGCGTTCGCAAAACACGGCAGTGGCTGCCTCCAGGAGGTTCCGCTGCGTTTCGGCCGTCCGGTTCCAATGCCAGGAGCTTTCGCTCCTGGCGGCATCGCCCGTCTTGCGGACCATGGACGGCTCCTTTCGCAGCTGGCCAGAGGTGCCGGAGTGTCGGCCGGCCGGATTTTTGGAATCCTACAGGCCCAGGATCCCAAGTTTCCAGCACAGCAACCTTGACCGCCCCGTGAACACGGGAAATAATCCTAGAAGTCTGTTCTAGAAAAGATTGCTACGGCATGTCTCCGAATGCTGCGATTTTTGACGCCGGATGCCCCGAAAGCCGGGGAGCGTTTTCACGACGGTGCCGTAGCTGATTGAATCGCTAAGAGAGCGCGCTGATTGACCGCACGCCGAACCAGCCAGAGAGGAACGCGGCCTGATGTCCGTTTCAAGCAAGACTTCCGGGATCACGTCGAGCAAGTGGTTCAAGCCCGTCGCCATCGCGGTCGCGGCACTCGTGGCAATGCTGCTGGTGGTGCTCCTGGCCAAGTGGCTCCGGTCCATGACCGGGGTGCAGGACTTCGTCACCAGCTACCCAGGGCACTCCGAGCTGCCCGCAGCAACGCCCACGGGCCTGCCCGCCTGGCTGGGCTGGCAGCACTTCCTCAACATGTTCTTCCTGGTGTTGATCATCCGATCGGGCTGGCAGGTGCGGACAACCACGCGTTCCGCCGCCAGCTGGACCCGGAACAACAAGGGCTTCATCAAGACCAAGAACCCGCCCACCAAGATCAGCCTGGAGCTGTGGTTCCACCTGACGCTTGACGCGCTCTGGGTCCTGAACGGGATCGTCTTCATCGTCCTGCTGTTCGCGACCGGCCAGTGGCTGCGGATCGTGCCCACAAGCTGGGACGTCTTCCCCAACGCGCTGTCCGCCGCGCTCCAGTACGCCTCGCTCAACTGGCCCACGGAGAATGGCTGGATCAACTACAACAGCCTTCAGCTGCTGACGTACTTCGCCGTGGTGTTCATCGCCGCCCCGCTCTCGCTGCTTACCGGCCTGCGCACGTCCCCGGCCTGGCCCAAGAAGGCGCCCACGCTGAACAAGTTCTTCCCGATGGAGCTGGCCCGCAAGATCCACTACCCCGTGATGATCTTCTTCGTGCTGTTCATCATCGTCCACGTGACGCTGGTCCTGACCACCGGGGCCCTGCGCAACCTCAACCACATGTTTGCCGCGAACGACGGCGACAGCTGGCTCGGCTTCGGCTTCTTCGCCGCCGCGATCCTTGTGATCGTCGCGGCCTGGTTCCTCGCCCGCCCGCTCTTCCTGCGCCCCATCGCGTCCCTCATGGGCAAGGTGTCCCGCTAGGCGCCGCCAAACGAAAGACAGCCGCCCCGGAGCTTTCCGGGGCGGCTGTTTTGCGTGCAGCTTAGGAGCGTGCTCCGCCCTGCCAGAGGGCATCGAACGGTGCGCCCGAGGCCACGCGGTTCTTGATGCCCGCAGTGACAAAGGCCTTCGCGGAGCGGGCCGCCTCCAGCGGCGTGGCACCCTTCGCGAGCTCGGCCGTCACGGCAGCCGCCAGCGAGCAGCCCGCACCGGACACCGCCACCTCGCCCACCTTCGGGGCGCGCAGGACCTCGAGGGTCTCGCCGTCGTAGTAGACGTCGACGGCGTCCGGGCCTTCCAGCCGCACCCCGCCTTTCGCGAGGACGGCGGCACCGCTGATCTGGTGGATGCGGATGGCCGCGGCCGTCAGGCTTTCCTCATCCGTGATCTCGAGGCCGGAGAGCGATTCCGCCTCGAAGTGGTTCGGCGTGACGAAGGTGGCCAGCGGCAGGATCCGGGCCTTCAAAGCCTGGTCCGTGTCCAGGGCGTGCCCCGGTTCCTGGCCCTTGCAGATCAGCACCGGATCCAACACCACGTTCGCGAACGAGCCGCCGGCCAGCGCGGCCTCCACCGTGCTGATGGTCGCCGGGCTGCCCAGCATGCCGATTTTCACCGTGTCCAGAACAGGCCGGTCCAGCACGGACGGTGCGCCGGAAGCGGCACCGTAGGCCGCCGTCGTCGCCTCCAGCTGGTCCGCGATGACCTGCTGGTCCACCGGCACAAAACGGTGGTTCCAGCTGTCCTTGGGGTCGAAGGACACGATGCACGTCAGGTTCGCGATGCCGAAGACACCGAGCTCCTGGAAGGTTTTGAGGTCGGCCTGGGCGCCGGCACCGCCGGTCGCTTCGGATCCGGCGATGGTCAGGGCAATGGCAGGAGCAACGGCTGAAGTCATGGCTTCCATCTTGCCACTTGCCCCGGCGGTACCCCTTCTCAGCCGTGGAGTGCCCGGTACGCGGCTGCGGCGGCGGGGTGTAGGGGCACGCCGGCCGTGTTGATGAGAGTTTCCGGGCTCAGGAACTGCACGCCGGTGCTGGACTTCGGGACCAGTTCCTCGGCCTTTTCGACCATGAGCTCCACGGTCCGTCTGACGATGTGCTCGGCCAGGTCGCCGCGGCAGAGGAGCAGGTTGGCCACACCCACCGTCCACACGGCCGGGGCATTTCCATAGCTGTTCGCCGGAATCAACACGCGATCGTAGAACACGCCGTGTTGTTCGCGCATGGTGTGGATGTGCTCGGCGAGGTCGATGAGCCGGAGGCCAACTTCCTCGGCCGTGGACGCGATGGCGGCTGTGGGCACGCCGCCGGACCAGAACAGGGCATCCACGGACCGGTCCCGGAGGGCCCCGAGCCCCTGGTTCAGCCCGAGGTTCACCTGCTTGATCCCTTTGCTTGCGCCCGTGCCCGGCTCTGTGGAGGACAAGCCGGATGCCACGATAATCCGTGGAGCAGTGAGCGATGTTCCCGAGCCAAGCTCGCCGACGGCGGCGGTCTTGCCCGCCAGGTCCGCGAAGCTCCGGATGCCGCTGTCCTCCCGGACGATGCAGTGGACATAGTTCTGATACACCTTGCCGAGAGCCGTCAAGCTGCCGGTGCCGGTGAGCTGAGTTGTTGCCAGTTGTGCCGCCGCATCGGCCAGCGCGACGGCGAACGTCGCCTCGCCGGACAACACCCGTCCGATGTTATCGAGACTCCCGCCAGTGCTCAGCGGCACCGCGGCATCGGCCACGCCCTGACGCTGCAGCAGCTCCGCCAGCAGCGTGGCAAACTCCAGGTAGAAACCGCCGGGCTCGCCGCCGGCCACCGTCAGACGCGAGGGCCGTTCGTTCGACGTGCAGGCCGCTGCGGCAGGCAGGAGGAGGGCTGCCAAGCCCATGGACAGCCCGGCCTTGACGGCCGCGCGGCGGGGCGGCAGGGCGTTTCGCTCAGGCATCCGAGGCTCCCGACGGCGGCATGCCCGGCGGCGGTTCGGCTGGATGATGTTGGGCCGGCGGGGCCGGGAACTCGAGTCGGGCGGCCAGCCCGTGGGGAGGGCGTTCCGACAGGACCAGCCGGGCTCCGTTGGCCTCGGCCAGGCGGTCCACGATGGTCATGCCCAGGCCGTTGCCGCGGATTGTGCTGTGCTGCGGTGCCCGCCAGAATCTGGTGGTGGACGCGGCCCGCTGTTCGGGCGAAAGCCCGGGGCCGTCGTCGGACACTTCGATCGCAACCCCTCCCGGGCGGGGGCGGCCGGCAACCGTGATGCGGGCGGCGGGGGCGTACTTGATCGCGTTGGTGAGCAGTTCGCCCACCATGTGGGCCAGTTCCTCGGCGTTGCAGGCCAGCTGCAGCGGCGAGGTGGGCGTCTCCAGCACGAGTTCCGCCCCTGCGGTGCGGGCGGCAGGAGCCGCCCGGTCCACTTCCTCCTGGAGCACCGGGAACGGATCGATGATGGCCGGGCGCTTGCCTTCGTCGCTCTCCGGCCCGCCAGTGCCGTCTGCCCCGTCCTTGCCCTCCCAACGGTGGGCTCGCGCCGAGCCCTCAAAGGCGCGGTGTTCCGCCGTCGCCAGCTTCAGCACGCCGTCGAGCATCTCCTCCACGCGCTCCAGCTCGGCGACGACGCCCGCCGCGGCTGCCTTTTGGCTGCCCGTTTGCAGTTCCAGCTGCAGCAGGTCGATCCTCAGCCTCAGGGCGCCCACGGGGTTGCGCAATTGGTGCGAGGTGTCCGCGATCAGCCGCCGCTGAGAGTCGATGCTCTCGCTGACGGTCTGCGCCATGGCAGTGAAGGAGCGGCTCAGTTGCCGCAATTCGGGCGGGCCGTCCTCCGGAAGCCGGCTGGTCCTGCCGGTGGTTTCGAGCTCCGTGACGGCCGCGTTCAGCCGGTGGACAGGGCGCAACACCCAGGCAGTGACGCGTGCGGCAGCGAGAAGAAGCAGCGTTCCGAGCGCGAGTGCGGCGACTATGACCCCGAGCCAGCGTTCACGCAGTTTCTGCCGGGCGGCCTCCGGATCGACCTCAAGGACGGCCTCGCCCAGCACCTGGTTGGCGGTTCCGAACGGCCGGGAGATCACCTCGGTGCCGGTCCCCAAGGGCTGCAGGGCCGGGATGGTGGTGTCGCTGAGGTTCAGGCCCGCCCGGGACAGCGCCTCGCGGACATCGGCGCGGTCTTCGCTGAGGCCGCCGGAGCGCAGCGTTCCTTGCTGCAGGCGGACCAGGATTCCCTCGCCGTAGAGCCCCGAATAGGCATCCATTTCCCGCTGCAGCTGCGTGGAGTCGTTGTCCAGGGCTACGTCGTAGGCCATCTGCGCAAAGCGGTTGAGCGCCGCTGCCCGGTTGATCTGGATCTCCTGCGTGAGCTCGCGCCCGGCGGACGTCAGGATGATGCTGGAGACGGCGATCACGATGACCACCGACAGCAGGCTCAGGACGGCCAGGACCCGGACTTTCACGCCGGATCCGCCTCCACGCGGTAGCCCACTCCACGGACATTGATGATGAAACCGGGCAGCTGGAGCTTGGACCGCAGCCCGGTCAGGTGCACGTCCAGGGATCTTGAACTCGCGAGGAAAGCGTCTCCCCACAGGGCGTCCAGGATCTGTTCCCGGGTAACCACTGAACCGGCATTCCGGGCAAGCAAGGCGAGCAAATCGAACTCCGTGGCTGTCAACGGCAGCACCCGGGAACCGACGGTCGCCACCCGGCGGTCGAGGTCGACGTCGAGCTCTCCCAGGACGATGTTCTGGGGTTTGCCGACTCCGGGACGGCCGGCGCGCCTGGTCACGGCCTCGATCCGGGCCAGCAGTTCAACGAGCTTGACCGGTTTGACGAGGTAGTCATCGGCGCCCGAGCGCAGGCCCAGGACCACACTGCGTTCGTCGTCGCGGGCGGTCAGGATCAGGATGGGAACCTGGGTGACCTGGCGCAGCTTCCGCAGGACCTCCAGGCCATCGAGATCGGGAAGGCCCAGATCGAGCAGGATGACTTCGGCTTTCCGGTGGGCCAGGAGCGCATCTTCGCCGCGCGACACGCGCGTTGCCTTGTGCCCCGCGGAAGCCACGGCCGCGCCAAGGGCCGACGCCATGGCGTCGTCGTCCTCGACGATGAGCACTTGCATTGCCTGGTCCCTTTTCCGCTGGATGGGCACCCGTGGCCCGTCTTGGAGATTACCCCTTTCGCCGTGCTTTTGCTTTCTGCCGGGTGCCGCAGTGGGCGCGGCGGGCGGTGCAGGGAAGGACTGATCGGCGTGAATCCGGATTCCTAAGGAAGTGTTAGGAATCCGCTTTTCATGGTGGTTGTGCCCTGAATCACGCCTAGCTTGGAATACGTCCTCTTCTTCAGGAGGACCTTTCATTGTCGAGAAGAGCCATGCGCAAGGACGCCATGAGCAACAGCTTCATGGACAGAACAAACTCATGCAAGACACGGCTGCCGGTGCAGGCGCCGTCCAGGAAGGTTCATAGATGAGCACCCAGCAAGCTGCGCCCCAAAGCGAGGCGGCCCAGACCCGCAAAGCCGTGGGCAACATCCTCAAGGGCTCCGCGGGCAACCTCGTGGAGTGGTTTGACGTCTACATTTACACCGCGTTTTCGGCGTATTTCGCGTCCCATTTTTTCAGTTCCGCGGACCCCCTGCAGAGCAACCTGGAAGCCATGGCTGTGTTCGCCGTGACGTTCCTGATGCGCCCCATCGGCAGCTGGTTCTTCGGCCGCTACGCGGACCGGAACGGCCGGAGGGCGGCACTGACCCTCAGCGTGACCATGATGTCCGCCGGCTCCTTCGCCATTGCCTTGCTCCCCACCAAGGACGTCATCGGGACCTGGGCGCTGATCCTGCTGGTGCTGATCCGGCTGCTCCAGGGCTTCTCGGTGGGCGGCGAATACGGCACCAGTGCCACCTACATGTCCGAGGCGGCCACAGCCAAGCGCCGCGGCTTCTTCTCCAGCTTCCAGTACGTCACGCTGATCGGCGGACAGATGCTGGCACTGCTGACCCTGGTGATCCTCGAAAACCTGCTGGGCAAGGAAGCCCTGGGTGAATGGGGCTGGCGTATTCCGTTCGCCATCGGCGGCGTGGCAGCCCTTGTGGTCCTGTGGCTCCGGCGCTCCATGGAGGAGACCATCTCCGCAGAGCAGACCGCGGCTGCCCACGTCCGCGTGGCGGGCGAAGCCCAGCCGGGCACCCTGAAGCTCCTCTTCACCAAGCACTGGAAGGCGCTGCTGATCTGCATCGGCGTCACCCTGGGCGGCACCATGGCCTTCTACACGTACACCAACTTCACGCTGTCCTTCATGCAGAACACCAGCGGAATCCCCAAGGAGCAGACCTCGGTCATCAGCTTCTGGGCGCTGTTCATCTTCATGCTGCTGCAGCCTGTCTACGGGATGATCTCGGACCGCGTGGGCCGCAAGCCGCTCCTGCTCTGGTTCGGCATCACCGGAGTGCTGTGCACCTGGCCGCTGCTGTCCACCCTTGCCGGCACCAAGGACCCGTTCATGGCCTTCCTGCTCATGATGGGCGGGCTGCTGATTGTGGGCGGGTACACCTCTATCAACGCCTTGGTGAAGGCCGAATTGTTCCCCGCCTCCATCCGCGCCCTCGGCGTCGGACTGGGCTACGCCATCGCCAACTCGCTCTTCGGCGGCACCACGCCGCTGGTGGGTGCCGCGCTCCAGAAGGCCGGGCAGGTGGAGGTCCTGTTCACGTACATCACGGTGGGCATCGCCATCTCGCTGCTGGTCTACATCTTCGCCCTGAAGAACAAGAAGTCCACGCACCTGGACGCCGAGCAGGGCAACGCCTTCGGCCCCGCCAACGTCCGCGGCAGCGACGTCCGGGACAGCGACGACGACAAGAAGGACCTCGTCAGCGCCTAACGCTTCCAGGCGATGTACGACGGCGGGTGCCCGGCTCACGCGAGCCGGGCACCCGCCGTCGTCGTCCCCGACGCTCTCTCACTTTTGGAGCGTTTTGGCGCAGCGCTCTCTCACCACGTGCAGGAGCGTTGCCGGATTTTGGGCCAAAAGTGAGAGAGTGTTGGCGGTCAGGAGGCCAAAGGTGGGAGAGGGTCGTTGATGCGTACGAGCCTCCAGACGGCGAGGCGGGCAATTCCGGCGGCAAGGGCTACCGACAACGAAAAAGCGATTCCGTAGGGAGTCGTGAATCCGCCGAAGGGTACGCACATGAACGCCGCGGCCAGGAAGAACGCGGCAACGTGGATCCACTGGTTCCGAACTCGGCGCAGCGCGGCCCCCAACGCCATCGCCGCCGCGATGGCGACGATCCAGACTGGCAAAGCGGAATAGACCAGTAAGATCAGGAACCACTGCCCTGCCATGCCGGTGGTGGCGGACAGTGCGATGACGAAAACGACATGTGCCACGGCTGCTCCGAGCAGGAGCGCGCGTGCGCTCAGGACGACCCGGTCCTTGGGTCCATAGCGCCATTCCTTCTTCCCTGCGGGCTTGGGGAGGTCTTCCCATCCTGCTTCTTCGTCATCCGGCACCACGTTGCTGCTCATTCTTCCCCCTTGCTGATGTTGTTGAGTGCCCCCTCCAGTGCCGGGTGCTTGAAGGCGAAGCCGGCATCGAGGAGCTTGCGGGGCTCCACCCAGCGGCTCTTCAGGACGAGTTCCGTTTCGGTCCGGATGAGGACGGCGCCGACTTCGAGGAGCCACCGCGGCAACGGCAATCCGAGCGGGACGCCCTGGCTGCGGCGGACGAGGTCCATCAGCTCGCGGTTGTCCACGGCGAAGGGCGCCGCGGCGTTCACAGGCCCGGTAATGTCCGCACGGGCGTGCAGGAACAGGACCGTGCGGAACAGGTCTTCCACGTGGATCCAGCTGAACTTCTGCGTGCCCGGGCCCATCGGCCCGCCGAGGCCGAGCCGCGCCAGGTTCCGGAACGGCCGCATGACGCCGCCTCCCGGTCCCAGCACGATGGCGATCCGAAGCGGGATCTTGCGGGTTTCCGGCGTATGCGCGGCCCTGAGCGTCTCCTCCCAGGAGCGCGCGACGCCCACCGAGAAGCCGGTGCCGATCTCGCCGTCGAGCTCTGACTGGGGCCGGTCCTCGGCGTGCCGGTAGATGGTGCCGGTACTGGCGTTGATCCACGTCCGCGGGGGAGCGGCGCAGCGGGCGATCGCGCGGCCCAGGGCGGCCGTGCTTTCCACCCTGGAACTCAGGATTTCGGCCCGGTTCCGGGCGTTGTAGCGGCAGCCGACGGACCGTCCGGCGAGGTTCACCAGCAGTTCGGCGCCGTCCAGCGCCCGGGTGATGCCGCCGTCGTCGTCCCACACAGCGTCGTTGCCGGCCGCCCGCCCGACGCTCCTCACCACCCAGCCTTCTGCCGCAAAGCGGTGTTGAAAATACCTGCCGATGAACCCGGACGCCCCGGCGAGCACCACGGTTGCCATGCGTCCCCCTTCCCGCGGCTCCACCGTCAGCCCCTGACGCTCCGGACCAGGGCCAGGATGTCGTCGAACACCCTGCCGACGCCCGGCATCTTCGCCAGCGACAGGCCGCGGGCGATGAGCGGCACCACGCCGTCGATCAGGCTGCGCGTGCGGCGCTGGCTCTCGGATTTGTCGTAGACCCAGAACAGCGCGATACCCATGTACGCCAGCCACAGCAGTTCCGGGAGTTCGCCGCGGAGCTTCTTGGGGGCGGCGGGCACCGAGCCCTCGACGGCGTCGCGGAA contains:
- a CDS encoding hydroxymethylpyrimidine/phosphomethylpyrimidine kinase; its protein translation is MEAMTSAVAPAIALTIAGSEATGGAGAQADLKTFQELGVFGIANLTCIVSFDPKDSWNHRFVPVDQQVIADQLEATTAAYGAASGAPSVLDRPVLDTVKIGMLGSPATISTVEAALAGGSFANVVLDPVLICKGQEPGHALDTDQALKARILPLATFVTPNHFEAESLSGLEITDEESLTAAAIRIHQISGAAVLAKGGVRLEGPDAVDVYYDGETLEVLRAPKVGEVAVSGAGCSLAAAVTAELAKGATPLEAARSAKAFVTAGIKNRVASGAPFDALWQGGARS
- a CDS encoding MFS transporter, which gives rise to MSTQQAAPQSEAAQTRKAVGNILKGSAGNLVEWFDVYIYTAFSAYFASHFFSSADPLQSNLEAMAVFAVTFLMRPIGSWFFGRYADRNGRRAALTLSVTMMSAGSFAIALLPTKDVIGTWALILLVLIRLLQGFSVGGEYGTSATYMSEAATAKRRGFFSSFQYVTLIGGQMLALLTLVILENLLGKEALGEWGWRIPFAIGGVAALVVLWLRRSMEETISAEQTAAAHVRVAGEAQPGTLKLLFTKHWKALLICIGVTLGGTMAFYTYTNFTLSFMQNTSGIPKEQTSVISFWALFIFMLLQPVYGMISDRVGRKPLLLWFGITGVLCTWPLLSTLAGTKDPFMAFLLMMGGLLIVGGYTSINALVKAELFPASIRALGVGLGYAIANSLFGGTTPLVGAALQKAGQVEVLFTYITVGIAISLLVYIFALKNKKSTHLDAEQGNAFGPANVRGSDVRDSDDDKKDLVSA
- a CDS encoding TIGR01777 family oxidoreductase, which encodes MATVVLAGASGFIGRYFQHRFAAEGWVVRSVGRAAGNDAVWDDDGGITRALDGAELLVNLAGRSVGCRYNARNRAEILSSRVESTAALGRAIARCAAPPRTWINASTGTIYRHAEDRPQSELDGEIGTGFSVGVARSWEETLRAAHTPETRKIPLRIAIVLGPGGGVMRPFRNLARLGLGGPMGPGTQKFSWIHVEDLFRTVLFLHARADITGPVNAAAPFAVDNRELMDLVRRSQGVPLGLPLPRWLLEVGAVLIRTETELVLKSRWVEPRKLLDAGFAFKHPALEGALNNISKGEE
- a CDS encoding TAXI family TRAP transporter solute-binding subunit produces the protein MPERNALPPRRAAVKAGLSMGLAALLLPAAAACTSNERPSRLTVAGGEPGGFYLEFATLLAELLQRQGVADAAVPLSTGGSLDNIGRVLSGEATFAVALADAAAQLATTQLTGTGSLTALGKVYQNYVHCIVREDSGIRSFADLAGKTAAVGELGSGTSLTAPRIIVASGLSSTEPGTGASKGIKQVNLGLNQGLGALRDRSVDALFWSGGVPTAAIASTAEEVGLRLIDLAEHIHTMREQHGVFYDRVLIPANSYGNAPAVWTVGVANLLLCRGDLAEHIVRRTVELMVEKAEELVPKSSTGVQFLSPETLINTAGVPLHPAAAAAYRALHG
- a CDS encoding helix-turn-helix domain-containing protein, with amino-acid sequence MKGVDVDRLAREARELGRLSEDLRRQQLAAARKRQEAILSLHAVGLSVRDIAKRLGSSPAVVQTALKVARARRPHIPRREERIPYELHVQLALKLRENEESVRELGRAGIERMRRKPRNPIAEQWIDRWESLLDASVEDMERAMLAADPLASEMRQMSPFAGSLSDEERIIAIRKAAANAP
- a CDS encoding HAMP domain-containing sensor histidine kinase, with product MKVRVLAVLSLLSVVIVIAVSSIILTSAGRELTQEIQINRAAALNRFAQMAYDVALDNDSTQLQREMDAYSGLYGEGILVRLQQGTLRSGGLSEDRADVREALSRAGLNLSDTTIPALQPLGTGTEVISRPFGTANQVLGEAVLEVDPEAARQKLRERWLGVIVAALALGTLLLLAAARVTAWVLRPVHRLNAAVTELETTGRTSRLPEDGPPELRQLSRSFTAMAQTVSESIDSQRRLIADTSHQLRNPVGALRLRIDLLQLELQTGSQKAAAAGVVAELERVEEMLDGVLKLATAEHRAFEGSARAHRWEGKDGADGTGGPESDEGKRPAIIDPFPVLQEEVDRAAPAARTAGAELVLETPTSPLQLACNAEELAHMVGELLTNAIKYAPAARITVAGRPRPGGVAIEVSDDGPGLSPEQRAASTTRFWRAPQHSTIRGNGLGMTIVDRLAEANGARLVLSERPPHGLAARLEFPAPPAQHHPAEPPPGMPPSGASDA
- a CDS encoding TetR/AcrR family transcriptional regulator; translation: MVRKTGDAARSESSWHWNRTAETQRNLLEAATAVFCERGFTDASIADVVARAGSSVGSLYHHFGGKTELFLALWDDYQNEHERVVAAAVAKARKSGEHDPLALFTIGSQSYFDYTWKHRKLERVFIEGDTPPGFEVVRRERGREWVRQNSVLLRASGDTLGRLTVAVVTDIITVAGHEVAMSSNKRQATEVMEAAVILLGRLTPHAKGEATVG
- a CDS encoding cytochrome b/b6 domain-containing protein, translated to MSVSSKTSGITSSKWFKPVAIAVAALVAMLLVVLLAKWLRSMTGVQDFVTSYPGHSELPAATPTGLPAWLGWQHFLNMFFLVLIIRSGWQVRTTTRSAASWTRNNKGFIKTKNPPTKISLELWFHLTLDALWVLNGIVFIVLLFATGQWLRIVPTSWDVFPNALSAALQYASLNWPTENGWINYNSLQLLTYFAVVFIAAPLSLLTGLRTSPAWPKKAPTLNKFFPMELARKIHYPVMIFFVLFIIVHVTLVLTTGALRNLNHMFAANDGDSWLGFGFFAAAILVIVAAWFLARPLFLRPIASLMGKVSR
- a CDS encoding response regulator transcription factor, which gives rise to MQVLIVEDDDAMASALGAAVASAGHKATRVSRGEDALLAHRKAEVILLDLGLPDLDGLEVLRKLRQVTQVPILILTARDDERSVVLGLRSGADDYLVKPVKLVELLARIEAVTRRAGRPGVGKPQNIVLGELDVDLDRRVATVGSRVLPLTATEFDLLALLARNAGSVVTREQILDALWGDAFLASSRSLDVHLTGLRSKLQLPGFIINVRGVGYRVEADPA